One genomic window of Streptomonospora nanhaiensis includes the following:
- the rpmA gene encoding 50S ribosomal protein L27: MAHKKGASSSRNGRDSNAKRLGVKRFGGQTVKAGEILVRQRGTHFHPGDNVGRGGDDTLFALVAGQVQFGNRRGRKAVNIVPAPAPAE, translated from the coding sequence ATGGCACACAAGAAGGGCGCTTCGTCCAGCCGCAACGGCCGCGACTCCAACGCCAAGCGGCTTGGTGTCAAGCGCTTCGGCGGCCAGACCGTCAAGGCCGGCGAGATCCTCGTCCGCCAGCGCGGCACGCACTTCCACCCGGGCGACAACGTCGGCCGCGGTGGCGACGACACCCTGTTCGCGCTGGTCGCCGGGCAGGTGCAGTTCGGCAACCGGCGCGGCCGCAAGGCCGTGAACATCGTCCCGGCCCCGGCTCCCGCGGAGTAG
- the obgE gene encoding GTPase ObgE — MPDFVDEAVLHIKAGDGGHGCASVHREKFKPLGGPDGGNGGRGGDVVLEVDRNTTTLLEYQRRPHRRAGNGQPGQGGHRSGANGQDIVLPVPDGTVVLGADGEVIADMIGAGTRLVIAQGGSGGLGNAALASPKRKAPGFALKGEPGEELDVRLEIKTIADVGLVGFPSAGKSSLIAALSAARPKIADYPFTTLIPNLGVVEAGTVQFVVADVPGLIPGASEGKGLGLSFLRHVERCSTLVHVLDCATYESDRDPLSDLDAIEAELAAYGAATDVDLSDRPRIVALNKVDVPDGRDLADMVAPLLRERGFRVIEVSAVAREGLRELSFAMAEQVEAARAARPAAEPSRVVLRPRELGGAPFEVVPLGDNTFRVRGDKPARWVRQTDFANEEAVGYLADRLNRLGIESALAKAGATEGAEVYIGDEDDSVVFDWDPSIDAEATPIGPRGTDSRLG; from the coding sequence ATGCCTGACTTCGTCGACGAAGCGGTCTTGCACATCAAGGCCGGTGACGGCGGGCACGGCTGCGCCTCCGTCCACCGCGAGAAGTTCAAGCCGCTGGGCGGGCCCGACGGCGGCAACGGCGGCCGGGGCGGCGACGTCGTCCTGGAGGTCGACCGCAACACCACCACCCTGCTGGAGTACCAGCGCCGCCCGCACCGCCGCGCCGGCAACGGCCAGCCCGGGCAGGGCGGGCACCGCTCCGGCGCCAACGGCCAGGACATCGTGCTGCCCGTGCCCGACGGCACCGTGGTGCTGGGCGCCGACGGCGAGGTCATCGCCGACATGATCGGCGCCGGCACCCGCCTGGTCATCGCCCAGGGCGGCAGCGGCGGCCTCGGCAACGCCGCGCTGGCCTCGCCCAAGCGCAAGGCCCCCGGGTTCGCGCTCAAGGGCGAGCCCGGCGAGGAGCTGGACGTCCGCCTGGAGATCAAGACCATCGCCGACGTCGGCCTGGTCGGGTTCCCCAGCGCCGGAAAGTCCTCCCTGATCGCGGCGCTGTCGGCGGCCCGGCCCAAGATCGCCGACTACCCCTTCACCACCCTGATCCCCAACCTCGGCGTGGTCGAGGCCGGCACCGTCCAGTTCGTGGTGGCCGACGTCCCCGGGCTGATTCCCGGCGCGAGCGAGGGCAAGGGGCTGGGGCTGTCCTTCCTGCGCCACGTGGAGCGCTGCTCCACCCTGGTGCACGTGCTCGACTGCGCCACCTACGAGTCCGACCGCGACCCCCTCAGCGACCTCGACGCGATCGAGGCCGAGCTGGCCGCCTACGGCGCGGCCACCGACGTCGACCTCTCCGACCGGCCGCGCATCGTGGCGCTGAACAAGGTCGACGTCCCCGACGGCCGCGACCTCGCCGACATGGTCGCGCCCCTGCTGCGCGAGCGCGGCTTCCGCGTCATCGAGGTCTCGGCGGTGGCGCGCGAGGGCCTGCGCGAGCTCTCCTTCGCCATGGCCGAGCAGGTCGAGGCCGCCCGCGCCGCCCGGCCCGCCGCCGAGCCCAGCCGCGTCGTGCTGCGCCCGCGCGAGCTCGGCGGGGCCCCCTTCGAGGTGGTTCCGCTGGGCGACAACACCTTCCGGGTCCGCGGCGACAAGCCCGCCCGCTGGGTGCGCCAGACCGACTTCGCCAACGAGGAGGCCGTGGGCTACCTGGCCGACCGGCTCAACCGCCTCGGCATCGAGTCCGCGCTGGCCAAGGCCGGCGCCACCGAGGGCGCCGAGGTCTACATCGGCGACGAGGACGACTCCGTGGTGTTCGACTGGGACCCCTCGATCGACGCCGAGGCCACCCCGATCGGCCCGCGCGGCACCGACTCCCGGCTGGGCTAG
- the proB gene encoding glutamate 5-kinase has translation MSGPQTEEGEDTADRRTELAGARRIVVKVGSSSLTTPGGDIDRDRIGELADVLAERRAAGAEVVLVSSGAVAAGLAPMGLPARPRDLATQQAAASVGQGLLIAHYTAAFARHGLTAAQVLLTVEDMIRRVQHRNAQRTLRRLLDIGAMPIVNENDTVATHEIRFGDNDRLAALVAHLLRADALVLLSDVDALYDGNPARPGARRIARVEDAADLDGVDIGSAGRRGVGTGGMVTKVDSARIATEAGVPTVLTSAANARAALAGAPVGTLFTARARRRPSTRQLWLAHATTARGSIVLDPGAVRAVVGSHASLLPAGVVKVEGDFSAGDPVDLRAEDGTVVARGLVNYDAAEVPDLMGRSTRWLARELGPDYEREIVHRDDLVLLVRDPERVAGPPGRP, from the coding sequence CTGTCAGGACCGCAGACGGAAGAAGGGGAGGACACCGCCGACCGCCGGACCGAGCTGGCCGGGGCGCGGCGGATCGTCGTCAAGGTGGGGTCGTCCTCGCTGACCACGCCCGGCGGCGACATCGACCGCGACCGCATCGGCGAACTCGCCGACGTGCTCGCCGAGCGGCGCGCCGCCGGCGCCGAGGTCGTGCTGGTGTCGTCGGGGGCGGTGGCGGCGGGGCTGGCGCCCATGGGCCTGCCCGCCCGCCCCCGCGACCTCGCCACCCAGCAGGCCGCCGCGAGCGTGGGCCAGGGCCTGCTGATCGCCCACTACACCGCGGCGTTCGCCCGGCACGGGCTCACCGCCGCCCAGGTGCTGCTCACCGTCGAGGACATGATCCGCCGGGTGCAGCACCGCAACGCCCAGCGCACGCTGCGGCGGCTGCTGGACATCGGGGCCATGCCGATCGTCAACGAGAACGACACGGTGGCCACCCACGAGATCCGCTTCGGCGACAACGACCGGCTGGCCGCGCTGGTGGCCCACCTGCTGCGGGCCGACGCGCTGGTGCTGCTCTCCGACGTCGACGCCCTCTACGACGGCAACCCCGCCCGGCCGGGCGCGCGGCGCATCGCCCGGGTCGAGGACGCCGCCGACCTCGACGGCGTGGACATCGGCAGCGCCGGGCGGCGCGGCGTGGGCACCGGCGGCATGGTCACCAAGGTCGACTCCGCGCGGATCGCCACCGAGGCGGGCGTGCCCACGGTGCTGACCTCGGCGGCCAACGCGCGCGCCGCGCTGGCGGGCGCGCCGGTGGGCACCCTGTTCACCGCCCGCGCCCGGCGGCGGCCCTCCACCCGGCAGCTGTGGCTGGCCCACGCCACCACCGCGCGGGGCAGCATCGTGCTCGACCCCGGCGCGGTGCGGGCGGTGGTCGGCTCGCACGCCTCGCTGCTGCCGGCCGGCGTGGTCAAGGTCGAGGGCGACTTCTCGGCCGGCGACCCCGTGGACCTGCGCGCCGAGGACGGCACGGTGGTGGCGCGCGGCCTGGTCAACTACGACGCGGCCGAGGTCCCCGACCTGATGGGCCGCTCGACCCGGTGGCTGGCCCGCGAGCTGGGGCCCGACTACGAGCGCGAGATCGTGCACCGCGACGACCTGGTGCTGCTGGTGCGAGACCCCGAGCGGGTGGCCGGGCCACCGGGCCGGCCATAA
- a CDS encoding glutamate-5-semialdehyde dehydrogenase: protein MSDIEREVRACAERAQDAAADLAPLSRAVKDEALLAMADALTAEAESIVRANTEDVERARAGGVSEAMIDRLTLTADRVGAIADAVRAIADLPDPVGEVVRGTVLPNGLELRQIRVPLGVVGIIYEGRPNVTADAAALCLKSGNAALLRGSSSAYSSNTRIVEVLRGALAKAGLPLDAVQLVPGSGRDSAQALMRARGLVDVLIPRGGGSLIQTVVRESTVPVIETGEGNCHVYVDSAADLDMALAITVNSKTQRLSTCNTAETLLVHADVAEAFLPRAIAALRELGVTLHGDDRARAFDDAVVPATEEDWSTEYLSADLAVKVVDSLDDAVAHIRRYSTSHTEAIVTDSQSAARRFVSRVDSAAVMVNASTRFTDGGEFGFGAEIGISNQKLHARGPMGLPEMTSTKYVVTGEGHLR from the coding sequence ATGAGTGACATCGAGCGCGAGGTCCGCGCCTGCGCGGAGCGGGCCCAAGACGCCGCGGCCGACCTCGCGCCGCTGAGCCGCGCGGTGAAGGACGAGGCCCTGCTGGCCATGGCCGACGCGCTGACCGCCGAGGCGGAGTCGATCGTGCGCGCCAACACCGAGGACGTCGAGCGCGCCCGCGCCGGCGGCGTCAGCGAGGCGATGATCGACCGGCTCACGCTGACGGCCGACCGCGTCGGCGCGATCGCCGACGCCGTGCGCGCCATCGCCGACCTGCCCGACCCGGTGGGCGAGGTCGTGCGCGGCACGGTGCTGCCCAACGGGCTGGAGCTGCGCCAGATCCGGGTGCCGCTGGGGGTCGTCGGCATCATCTACGAGGGGCGGCCCAACGTCACCGCCGACGCCGCCGCCTTGTGCCTGAAGAGCGGCAACGCCGCACTGCTGCGCGGGTCGTCGTCGGCCTACTCCTCCAACACCCGCATCGTCGAGGTGCTGCGGGGCGCGCTGGCCAAGGCCGGCCTGCCGCTGGACGCGGTGCAGCTGGTACCGGGGTCGGGCCGCGACTCCGCCCAGGCGCTGATGCGCGCCCGCGGCCTGGTCGACGTGCTGATCCCGCGCGGGGGCGGCTCGCTGATCCAGACGGTGGTGCGGGAGTCCACGGTGCCGGTGATCGAGACCGGCGAGGGCAACTGCCACGTCTACGTCGACTCCGCCGCCGACCTCGACATGGCGCTGGCGATCACGGTCAACTCCAAGACCCAGCGGCTGTCGACCTGCAACACCGCCGAGACCCTGCTGGTGCACGCCGATGTGGCCGAGGCGTTCCTGCCGCGCGCGATCGCGGCGCTGCGCGAGCTGGGCGTGACCCTGCACGGCGACGACCGGGCGCGCGCGTTCGACGACGCCGTGGTCCCGGCCACCGAGGAGGACTGGAGCACCGAGTACCTGTCGGCCGACCTGGCCGTGAAGGTGGTGGACTCCCTGGACGACGCGGTGGCGCACATCCGGCGCTACTCCACCTCGCACACCGAGGCGATCGTCACCGACTCCCAGTCGGCGGCGCGCAGGTTCGTGTCGCGGGTGGACTCCGCGGCCGTCATGGTGAACGCCTCGACGCGGTTCACCGACGGCGGGGAGTTCGGGTTCGGGGCCGAGATCGGGATCTCCAACCAGAAGCTGCACGCGCGCGGGCCGATGGGCCTGCCCGAGATGACCTCGACCAAGTACGTGGTCACCGGCGAGGGCCACCTGCGCTAG
- a CDS encoding M48 family metallopeptidase → MATNAPDRARVRLENISSRAYEHPADRGALVALRSLRGFDEVFKRLSGLFNERALRLMFLSSSVRVNEQQFPEVHNYVRDAAYILDLDEVPELYIQMNPRPNAMAIGSHKPFIVMTTGLFDLLDAEEQRFVVGHEVGHILSGHAVYRTMLLALIRLAARVAWIPLGYIGIRAIVTALEEWYRKSELSCDRAGVLAGQNPDAAKRALMKLAGGSRLAEMNPDSFMEQAREYERGGDARDSLIKLLSLMGQTHPFAVMRMAELTRWLDNGDYQRILNGDYPRRDTDRSANVGEEARNAANSYREAWERSEDPLLGTLRDVAGSAASAGGRIFDTVADRWKNAGNRRTDSNAGSASS, encoded by the coding sequence ATGGCCACCAACGCTCCGGACCGCGCACGCGTCCGACTCGAAAACATAAGCTCCCGGGCCTACGAGCACCCGGCCGACCGGGGCGCGCTGGTCGCGCTGCGGTCGCTGCGCGGGTTCGACGAGGTCTTCAAGCGCCTCTCGGGCCTGTTCAACGAGCGCGCCCTGCGGCTGATGTTCCTCTCCAGCTCCGTGCGGGTGAACGAGCAGCAGTTCCCCGAGGTGCACAACTACGTCCGCGACGCCGCCTACATCCTCGACCTCGACGAGGTCCCCGAACTCTACATCCAGATGAACCCCCGGCCCAACGCCATGGCGATCGGCAGCCACAAGCCGTTCATCGTCATGACCACCGGCCTGTTCGACCTGCTCGACGCCGAGGAGCAGCGGTTCGTCGTCGGCCACGAGGTCGGCCACATCCTCTCCGGCCACGCCGTCTACCGCACCATGCTGCTGGCGCTGATCCGGCTGGCCGCCCGCGTCGCCTGGATCCCGCTGGGCTACATCGGCATCCGCGCCATCGTCACCGCGCTGGAGGAGTGGTACCGCAAGTCCGAGCTGTCCTGCGACCGCGCCGGCGTGCTGGCCGGGCAGAACCCCGACGCCGCCAAGCGCGCCCTGATGAAGCTGGCCGGCGGCTCCCGCCTGGCCGAGATGAACCCCGACTCCTTCATGGAGCAGGCGCGCGAGTACGAGCGCGGCGGCGACGCCCGCGACAGCCTCATCAAGCTGCTCAGCCTGATGGGCCAGACCCACCCGTTCGCGGTCATGCGCATGGCCGAGCTGACCCGGTGGCTCGACAACGGCGACTACCAGCGCATCCTCAACGGCGACTACCCCCGCCGCGACACCGACCGCAGCGCCAACGTCGGCGAGGAGGCGCGCAACGCCGCCAACTCCTACCGTGAGGCGTGGGAGCGCAGCGAGGACCCGCTCCTGGGCACCCTGCGCGACGTCGCCGGCAGCGCCGCCAGCGCCGGCGGCCGGATCTTCGACACCGTCGCCGACCGCTGGAAGAACGCCGGCAACCGCCGCACCGACTCCAACGCCGGCTCCGCGTCCTCCTGA
- the nadD gene encoding nicotinate-nucleotide adenylyltransferase: MGGTFDPIHHGHLVAASEVAHLFHLDEVVFVPTGRPYQKDLAKVTSAEDRYLMTVIATAENPQFSVSRIEIDREGPTYTIDTLRELRRHYGPEIELFFITGADALGAILSWHNVDELFDLAHFVGCNRPGHRLTDTGLPDGKVSLVEVPALAISSSECRERVRKGEPIWYLVPDGIVRYITKTGLYLDAG, from the coding sequence ATGGGCGGCACCTTCGACCCCATCCACCACGGGCACCTCGTGGCGGCCAGCGAGGTGGCGCACCTGTTCCACCTGGACGAGGTCGTGTTCGTGCCGACCGGCCGGCCCTACCAGAAGGACCTGGCCAAGGTCACCTCCGCCGAGGACCGCTACCTCATGACGGTCATCGCCACGGCGGAGAACCCCCAGTTCAGCGTCAGCCGCATCGAGATCGACCGCGAGGGCCCCACCTACACCATCGACACCCTGCGTGAGCTGCGGCGGCACTACGGCCCCGAGATCGAGCTGTTCTTCATCACCGGCGCCGACGCCCTGGGCGCTATTCTGAGCTGGCACAACGTGGATGAACTCTTCGATCTCGCGCATTTCGTAGGCTGTAACCGTCCCGGGCACCGGCTCACCGACACCGGGCTGCCCGACGGCAAGGTCAGCCTCGTGGAGGTTCCGGCCCTGGCCATCTCGTCGTCGGAGTGCCGGGAGCGCGTCCGCAAGGGCGAGCCGATCTGGTACCTGGTGCCCGACGGCATCGTCCGCTACATCACCAAGACCGGGCTCTACCTCGACGCGGGGTAG
- the rsfS gene encoding ribosome silencing factor codes for MSATERAVGLVNIAAEAAADKLAQEIIAYDVSDQLVITDAFVLCSAPNDRQVRAIVDEVEKRLRKEGGVKPVRREGERDGRWVLLDYADIVVHIQHEEERGHYGLERLWKDCPQISLPESAQGAQRSEANGA; via the coding sequence GTGTCCGCCACCGAACGGGCCGTCGGGCTCGTGAACATCGCCGCCGAGGCGGCGGCAGACAAGCTCGCCCAGGAGATCATCGCCTACGACGTCAGCGACCAGCTCGTCATCACCGACGCGTTCGTGCTGTGCTCGGCGCCCAACGACCGCCAGGTCCGCGCCATCGTCGACGAGGTCGAAAAGCGGCTGCGCAAGGAGGGCGGCGTCAAGCCGGTCCGCCGCGAGGGGGAGCGCGACGGCCGCTGGGTGCTGCTCGACTACGCCGACATCGTCGTGCACATCCAGCACGAGGAGGAGCGCGGCCACTACGGCCTGGAGCGGCTGTGGAAGGACTGCCCGCAGATCTCGCTGCCGGAGTCCGCCCAGGGCGCGCAGCGCTCCGAGGCGAACGGGGCGTGA
- a CDS encoding histidine phosphatase family protein, with product MTETAETRRILCWRHGQTAWNAEKRFQGQTDIPLNERGLAQAERAAGLLARLRPDAIVSSDLSRAATTAGFLARATGLRVELDKGLRERFGGRWEGLTTPEIRERWPEENARMEIPDGEDILAVGERVQEAVLRALPRVPEGGLLVVVGHGAALRAGINRMIGLPPEIRQALGPIGNCAWSVLGPHGGGWRLLEHNATSLPETHPLSDDR from the coding sequence GTGACCGAGACCGCCGAGACCCGCCGGATCCTCTGCTGGCGGCACGGGCAGACCGCCTGGAACGCCGAGAAGCGCTTCCAGGGCCAGACCGACATCCCGCTCAACGAGCGCGGGCTGGCCCAGGCCGAGCGCGCCGCCGGGCTCCTGGCGCGGCTGCGGCCCGACGCCATCGTCTCCTCCGACCTCAGCCGGGCCGCCACCACGGCCGGGTTCCTGGCCCGGGCCACCGGCTTGCGGGTGGAGCTGGACAAGGGGCTGCGTGAGCGGTTCGGCGGCCGCTGGGAGGGGCTGACCACGCCCGAGATCCGCGAGCGCTGGCCCGAGGAGAACGCCCGCATGGAGATCCCCGACGGCGAGGACATCCTGGCCGTGGGGGAGCGGGTGCAGGAGGCCGTGCTGCGCGCGCTGCCGCGGGTGCCCGAGGGCGGCCTGCTCGTGGTGGTGGGCCACGGCGCGGCGCTGCGCGCGGGCATCAACCGGATGATCGGGCTGCCGCCGGAGATCCGCCAGGCGCTGGGCCCGATCGGCAACTGCGCGTGGTCGGTGCTGGGCCCCCACGGGGGCGGCTGGCGCCTGCTGGAGCACAACGCCACCAGCCTGCCGGAGACCCACCCCCTCAGCGACGACCGCTGA
- a CDS encoding GroES family chaperonin, with protein sequence MLHDRLLVREIPEKGERRSSAGLVIPDTVKMATRLVWGEVCGAGTGARHVKTGDRVLFNPEDQSEVELHAERYLVLRERDIHAVANEAPERGTGLYL encoded by the coding sequence ATGCTGCACGACCGCCTGCTGGTCCGCGAGATCCCCGAGAAGGGCGAACGGCGCAGCAGCGCCGGTCTGGTCATCCCCGACACCGTGAAGATGGCGACCCGGCTCGTGTGGGGCGAGGTCTGCGGAGCGGGCACCGGCGCCCGGCACGTCAAGACCGGCGACCGGGTCCTGTTCAACCCCGAGGACCAGAGCGAGGTCGAACTGCACGCCGAGCGCTACCTGGTCCTGCGGGAGCGCGACATCCACGCGGTGGCCAACGAGGCGCCCGAGCGGGGCACCGGCCTCTACCTCTGA
- a CDS encoding TetR/AcrR family transcriptional regulator, translating to MAPGTPSGRPPGRPPGRPRSSVDAEVFAATLRTVHELGYTRATVDRIAAAAGVAKTTIYRRWPSKGELITACLIDTFGPLPLTGRDRDEDLAAAIRWGVAKIGEPGVAAAFAGVFTDAVSDPALREVLTTRLQDPYRIALQEALGESEQRVLFVVDVVVGTLLHRMGITGEPMVESDVELMIDMLRHALRT from the coding sequence ATGGCCCCAGGCACCCCGTCCGGCCGCCCGCCCGGCCGCCCGCCCGGCCGCCCCCGCTCCAGCGTCGACGCCGAGGTCTTCGCGGCCACCCTGCGCACGGTCCATGAACTCGGCTACACCCGCGCCACCGTCGACCGCATCGCCGCGGCGGCCGGTGTCGCGAAGACGACGATCTACCGGCGCTGGCCGTCCAAGGGCGAACTGATCACCGCCTGCCTCATCGACACGTTCGGCCCGCTGCCGCTCACCGGCAGGGACAGGGACGAGGACCTGGCGGCGGCCATCCGCTGGGGCGTCGCCAAGATCGGCGAACCTGGCGTGGCCGCGGCCTTCGCGGGCGTGTTCACCGACGCCGTCAGCGATCCCGCCCTGCGCGAGGTCCTGACCACCCGGTTGCAGGACCCCTACCGGATCGCGCTCCAGGAGGCGCTGGGCGAATCGGAGCAGCGGGTGCTCTTCGTGGTGGACGTCGTGGTGGGCACCCTGCTGCACCGCATGGGCATCACCGGCGAGCCGATGGTGGAGTCCGACGTGGAACTGATGATCGACATGCTCCGCCACGCCCTGCGCACGTGA
- a CDS encoding alpha/beta hydrolase: protein MSGASRRRRPPLGVRLVYGLMREPDLDALSDDELIAVRDAQNRAVVSGPVRVLTGRPDPGAAIAWRRLELPDRVLPVRVYRPARGPAGPGAGLPLVVHVHGGGFAGTAAQCDWVSSRIAARLPAVVVSVEHRLVTPGTPGVPFAAAVEDGWDALRHVVEHAAQWDVDAGRVAVMGESAGGAVAALAAVRAARSGLPLRAQVLVNPCTDLTPTALDHPSVAEYADSPTLTRARLELFRRLAVPEGADARAVSPMYAEDLGGLAPALVVVPSLDPLADHGRAYAARLREAGTPARVAEYRRAGHAFISMPTLVPAARPARREILAFLRGHLRPATASSAAEAADR, encoded by the coding sequence ATGAGTGGTGCCTCCCGTAGGCGGCGCCCCCCGCTGGGCGTGCGGCTGGTCTACGGCCTCATGCGGGAGCCGGACCTGGACGCGCTGTCGGACGACGAGCTGATCGCCGTCCGCGACGCGCAGAACCGCGCGGTGGTCTCCGGCCCCGTACGGGTTCTGACCGGCCGCCCCGACCCCGGGGCGGCCATCGCGTGGCGGCGGCTGGAACTGCCCGACCGGGTGCTCCCGGTCCGCGTGTACCGCCCGGCGCGCGGGCCCGCCGGCCCGGGGGCCGGGCTTCCCCTGGTGGTCCACGTGCACGGCGGCGGGTTCGCGGGCACGGCCGCGCAGTGCGACTGGGTCAGCAGCCGCATCGCCGCGCGGCTGCCCGCGGTCGTCGTGTCGGTCGAGCACCGCCTGGTCACGCCGGGGACCCCGGGCGTCCCGTTCGCGGCGGCCGTCGAGGACGGCTGGGACGCGCTGCGGCACGTCGTGGAGCACGCCGCTCAGTGGGACGTGGACGCGGGCCGGGTCGCCGTCATGGGGGAGAGCGCCGGCGGCGCGGTCGCGGCCCTGGCGGCGGTCCGGGCGGCGCGGTCCGGCCTGCCGCTGCGGGCCCAGGTGCTGGTCAACCCCTGCACCGACCTGACCCCGACGGCCCTGGACCACCCGTCGGTGGCCGAGTACGCCGACAGCCCCACGCTCACCCGGGCGCGGCTGGAGCTGTTCCGCCGACTGGCCGTCCCCGAGGGCGCGGACGCGCGCGCCGTGTCGCCGATGTACGCCGAGGACCTGGGCGGACTGGCCCCGGCCCTGGTGGTGGTGCCCTCGCTCGACCCGCTGGCCGACCACGGGCGCGCCTACGCCGCCCGCCTGCGCGAGGCGGGCACGCCGGCCCGGGTCGCCGAGTACCGCCGGGCCGGGCACGCGTTCATCAGCATGCCGACCCTGGTCCCGGCCGCCCGGCCCGCGCGCCGGGAGATCCTGGCGTTCCTGCGCGGCCATCTGCGCCCCGCGACCGCGTCGAGCGCGGCGGAAGCGGCGGACCGGTGA
- a CDS encoding ABC transporter ATP-binding protein, giving the protein MSGAVLSGPAGPAEPGPSAPAEHAAAPAGGGHPPVPPSVAPLLRPHLPGFAAVVALQVVGAVAGLAPLLAVVELGRALLAPGPADHGHVWLAAAAGAAGLLVRLLCTAASSGIGHLLDGHVQLALRRSLAQALGRAPMGWLARRRTGELAKTVGEDVSAVHPFIAHAPGELVSAFVVPLVSLVYLFSVDWRLTLITLAPVALALGLVPLMTAPDRLREQREFDAAMGRIAGAAVEFVRGIAVVKAFGGSGRAHRAFRTAVDDFADTFLRWARGMSVIAAGMQVALSAPFVLLVVLAGGAWLIAGGGMEPVDLLPFLLLGLGLTAPVAALGHGFDDLQAARRALGRVREVLAVPPLPEPAHPVEPRGHRVELRGVRFGYDDDREVLRGIDLVLEPGTLTAVVGPSGSGKSTMVQLLPRFFDPTEGAVLLGGVDLRALGSRRLYRTVSFVFQDVRLLRASVADNIALAVPRAGRDEVVRAARLADVHDRILELPRGYDTVIGEETGLSGGEAQRIALARALLADTPVLVLDEATAFADPRTEQAVRRALATLRGDRTMLVVAHRLETIADADTVVMLDNGTVVERGSPAELIARGGRFAAFWNMHRSAAADGDGARHGGPGEDAPR; this is encoded by the coding sequence GTGAGCGGCGCCGTCCTGTCCGGGCCCGCGGGGCCCGCCGAACCCGGGCCCTCGGCGCCGGCCGAGCACGCCGCCGCGCCGGCGGGCGGCGGCCACCCGCCGGTGCCTCCGAGCGTGGCGCCCCTGCTGCGTCCGCACCTGCCGGGCTTCGCGGCCGTGGTGGCCCTCCAGGTCGTCGGCGCGGTCGCGGGTCTGGCCCCGCTGCTGGCGGTGGTCGAACTGGGCCGTGCCCTGCTGGCGCCCGGCCCGGCCGACCACGGCCACGTCTGGCTCGCCGCGGCCGCGGGAGCGGCGGGCCTGCTCGTGCGGCTGCTCTGCACGGCCGCGTCGTCGGGAATCGGGCACCTGCTCGACGGCCACGTGCAGCTGGCGCTGCGGCGGAGCCTGGCCCAGGCGCTGGGGCGGGCGCCCATGGGCTGGCTCGCCCGCCGCCGGACCGGTGAGCTGGCGAAGACCGTCGGCGAGGACGTCAGCGCCGTGCACCCGTTCATCGCCCACGCCCCCGGCGAACTGGTGTCGGCGTTCGTCGTGCCGCTGGTGTCGCTGGTGTACCTGTTCTCCGTCGACTGGCGGCTGACGCTCATCACGCTGGCGCCCGTGGCCCTCGCACTGGGCCTGGTCCCGCTGATGACGGCCCCGGACCGGCTGCGCGAGCAGCGGGAGTTCGACGCGGCCATGGGGCGGATCGCCGGGGCGGCCGTGGAGTTCGTGCGGGGCATCGCGGTGGTCAAGGCGTTCGGCGGGTCCGGGCGCGCCCACCGCGCGTTCCGCACCGCCGTCGACGACTTCGCCGACACGTTCCTGCGGTGGGCGCGCGGCATGTCGGTGATCGCCGCCGGGATGCAGGTGGCGCTCTCGGCCCCGTTCGTGCTGCTGGTCGTGCTGGCCGGCGGGGCCTGGCTCATCGCCGGCGGCGGCATGGAGCCGGTCGACCTGCTGCCGTTCCTGCTGCTCGGGCTGGGGCTGACCGCGCCGGTGGCGGCGCTGGGCCACGGCTTCGACGACCTCCAGGCCGCTCGGCGCGCCCTGGGGCGTGTGCGGGAGGTGCTGGCGGTCCCGCCGCTGCCCGAGCCCGCGCACCCGGTCGAGCCGCGGGGGCACCGGGTGGAGCTGCGCGGTGTGCGCTTCGGCTACGACGACGACCGCGAGGTGCTGCGCGGAATCGACCTGGTGCTGGAGCCCGGGACGCTCACCGCGGTCGTCGGCCCGTCGGGGAGCGGCAAGTCCACCATGGTCCAGCTGCTGCCGCGGTTCTTCGACCCCACCGAGGGCGCGGTCCTCCTCGGCGGGGTCGACCTGCGCGCGCTGGGGAGCCGGCGGCTCTACCGCACGGTCTCCTTCGTCTTCCAGGACGTCCGCCTGCTGCGCGCCTCGGTCGCCGACAACATCGCGCTGGCGGTGCCGCGCGCCGGCCGCGACGAGGTCGTCCGCGCCGCCCGGCTGGCCGACGTCCACGACCGGATCCTGGAGCTGCCGCGCGGATACGACACGGTGATCGGCGAGGAGACGGGGCTGTCGGGCGGCGAGGCGCAGCGGATCGCGCTCGCCCGCGCGCTGCTCGCCGACACCCCCGTCCTCGTCCTGGACGAGGCGACCGCGTTCGCCGACCCGCGGACCGAGCAGGCGGTGCGGCGGGCCCTGGCGACACTGCGGGGCGACCGGACGATGCTGGTCGTCGCCCACCGCCTGGAGACGATCGCCGACGCCGACACCGTGGTGATGCTCGACAACGGAACGGTCGTCGAGCGCGGCAGCCCCGCCGAACTGATAGCCAGAGGCGGGCGGTTCGCGGCGTTCTGGAACATGCACCGGTCGGCGGCCGCTGACGGAGACGGCGCCCGCCACGGCGGGCCGGGAGAGGACGCGCCCCGATGA